The stretch of DNA GCTGACGATACTTATTTCTTTGTTAGAAGTTTGAACTCTGCATTCCGATATTTCATGCGCCCAGTCCCGGCCATGCCGATGAGCTGTGAACGCTGGCGTATTAAACCAACCATTTCCAAATAGAGGTATTGTTCGAAAGGGTTGGTTCTTATCTAGAGAAAAGCTGGCCCTCGGGGTTGTGTCTTGCCATGATGCGAAGTCTGGATCTGCCGACAATTTGGCGCCAAAGTAACGCCAAATGGGCAGTGCGTTGCCTTCAGTCTCAAGGATAAGGCTTGTGCCTCGACCCTGAAGAGAAATTATTTTTGAGATCATATGTTTGCTGGCGTTGGGGGTTGGTTTGATGTGTCTGTTTTGACCCACCATACTGAAATAGCGGCCAAGAAAAGTAAAACACCGGACATTCGCAGCACGTTTCCTGGGTCACCCCCAAGCAAACTGTTGTAGAAAAACGGCAGGGTCGCCGCAACAATCAACATTGGGATAACAATCATCATATTGAATATTCCCATATAGACACCGGTCCGATCTGCCGGGATGGAGTTTGCCAATATTACGTAAGGATTTCCCATTATACTTGCCCACGCAATCCCAACACCAATGGCCGGTAAAAATAACATCCAGCGCTCTGTTATGTTCGGTATTATGAGCATTCCTATGCCGCCGAGAACAAGGCATAGAGCATGCAGGCGGTTTGCGCCAAACCTCTTGGCCAGTGGTATCATGGCAAATGCCGCGAAGAATCCAAGCCCATTATAGAAGGCGGCCATTTCCCCGTTAGCTAGCGTTGCAACCCGAAATCCTTCGGAACTCGAGTCCGCTGTTCCGAATACGCTTCGACCGATCGAAAGTACCACATATCCCCAGTAGCAGGATATGCCATACCACTGAAAAAGGCTCATCAAGGCCAGTTTTCGCATGGCTACCGGCATTTCAATGATGGCATGCCATATTTCGCCAAACGTACCGATGAACCCCTTGGGTTTGCCTTTGATCGACTGAATTTCTTCCTCGGTTAATGGAAGTTCAGGGACGCGGCTAATTGACCATAATACGGTTGTTATTGAAAGAAAGGCACCTATGAAGAAAGCATATTTTGCGAATTTCGGGATGTTATTCGCATCGACATCATTGATGCTTATTCCAAAAACATACACCATTATTGATGGTGCTAGGAAGGCTAGCATTTGAGCGAGGCCCGTAAATGCACTTTGTGTCAAAAAGCCAAATTGTCTTTGCTCAGGCCGTAGTCGATCACTGATATAGGCTCGATATGGTTCCATTGTCATGTTGTTACCAGCATCCATTATCCATAGACAGGAAACAGCCATCATGAGACTCATACTGAGAGGCATAAAGAACAAGCCCACGGAGCACATAATCGCGCCAAGAACGAAATAGGGCGTGCGCCGTCCCCACCGGGACAGCGTTTTGTCGGACAAAGCGCCAACAATAGGTTGCACAATAAGCCCGGTAAGCGGCCCTGCCAGAGCGAGAAGCGGTATGGAGGCGTCTTCCGCTCCTAAATATTTATAGATTGGGGTGACTTGGCCCTGTTGAAGGCCGAAACTGAATTGAAGGCCTAAAAACCCTAGATTCATTTCCAGGATACGCCAAGGGTTTAAGTAAGGTTTATGCTCGTTTGTGTCGTCCTGAGACGTTGAATTTTGACTAAGCGCCATACGAATTTCCCCTTTAATTAAAACCGCCTTACAACAGATTTTTAAAAGAAACAACAATCGATTGTATTTTTCGAATTTTTATGAAATGTAAGGCTATGAAAAAATTTGGCGGGATAGATGCGGGGGGCACTACGTTTAAATGCGTTGTCGCTGGGCAAGATGGAACAATCTTTGAACAAGCTAGGTTTCCATCGCTCGACTCTGCACAAACTCTGAAAGCGTGCATTAGTTTTTTTACACGTCATCTCGATTCAATTTCCGGCTTGGGAATTGCAAGTTTTGGTCCGATTGATATTGATCCGACCTCTTCACGATACGGGCAAATACTGGAAACGCCCAAAAAGGGTTGGTCTGGCGTCAATTTAAAATCCGGTTTCGATAATGCTTTAGGAGTAAATTGCGTCGTCAACACGGATGTGAATGGTGCTTTACTGGGCGAGATGCAATGGGGACGAGCTCAGGGCGTAAATAGTGCAGCTTATGTAACCATTGGCACAGGAATAGGGGCCGGGATATTTTTGAACGGTGGATTTGTTGGCGCGCCAACACATCCGGAGTTTGGTCATATTAGACTTGAGCGTCATCAACATGACGACTTTGAAGGCATTTGCAGTATTCATCGTAATTGCCTGGAGGGTCTCGCGAGTGCTCCGGCTTTGTCCGCACGTTTTGGCCCTACAAAAGATATGGATATTAATCACAAGGGTTGGGAAATTGAATCCTGGTATCTCGCGCAAGCATGCTTATCGCTTTACCTGACAATCCGGCCTGATCGCATCATCCTCGGCGGCGGAATTATGCTCGCGAATGGTCTATTAGACAAGGTGAGAAATGAAACAGAAAAACTGTTGAATGGATATACTGACATGAAAAGTTCTGAAATTGAACAGCTCATCGTGACGCCTGGATTAGGGGACAATGCAGGGGTGTTGGGTGCAGTATGCCTTGCCATTCAAGCGCAGAGATAAATTATAACGGGGAAGAAACAGATGTCGGACCATAAACTTTCATTTCGTGAAAAGGTCGGGTACGGTCTTGGAGACATGGCTTCAAATTTCTATTTGGGGTTTTTTGGTATCTTCCTAATGTATTATTATACCGATGTGTTCGGTATATCCCCGGCTGCCGCCGGTTTTATGTTGCTGATAACAAAAATCGTCGATGCCATAAGTGATCCTGCCATGGGATTGATTGCGGATCGAACTGAAACAAAATGGGGGAAATACAGGCCATATCTCATCTGGGTGGCCGTACCTTATGCGATTTTGGGGTACCTTCTATTTTTGGGGCCTGATTTATCACCATTCGGCAAATTGGCTTTTGCCTATGTAACTTACACATTGGTCATGTTGGCTTTCACGGCGATAAATGTTCCCTATTCGGCATTACTCGCGGTTATTTCTCCGAGTGCAGAGGAAAGAGCCAAGGCAGCACAATATAGATTTGTTTTTGCATCGATCGGAACATTGACTGTTGGTGCGTTGGCGACACCATTGGTAAAACTATTAGGCGGGGGTGATGAGGTTCTGGGCTTCAGATTGACGATTATTTTGTTTGCCGTTTTGTCGATAGCATTGTTTTGGACGACCTTTTTTACGACGAAAGAGCGAATTCGTCCTCCTAAACATGACAGTAGCGTCAAGGATGACCTCAAATCACTCGCCAAGAATATATCCTGGGTCTTACTGGTATTATGCGGGATATTGACCATTATTGGTCTCGCGGGACGAATGTCATCCATCATGTATTATCTGAAATATTATATGGTGAGCGGAGTGGATGAGAGTGCTCGCGTTTTCTTGTGGATGGATCGCATGGCATTCCTAACGTCCGTGGGGATGTTAGGGCAATTAGTTGGCGCATTGTTGACGCCAAAATTGGCCAGCCTTTTTGAAAAAAGGAACCTGCTTATCATCATGAATCTTGCACATGGAGTGTTGCTAATTGCGGGCTATTTTGTAACGCCCGATCAATATTTTCTGACCGTTGTATTACAAACATTAGGGATGTTTACGTTCGGAATTGTAATCACTCTTTTATTCATTATGTATACCGATTGCACAGAATATGGAGAGTGGAGATTTGGAAAGAATACAGCGGGGTTAACTGTATCCGCTTCGATGTTTTCCTTGAAATCAGGAACTGCAATTGGCGGAGCGCTGCCTGGATTTATTCTTGCGGCTTTCGGTTTCGTTGCCAATCAGGTTCAAACCGATAGTGCTCTACATGGCGTGCGATTAATGTTCACCGTTTTGCCGGCCGTATTTTTCTTTTTGGGCGCCCTTGTGATGATGGGGTATAAAATTGACCGAAAAATGTTGAGACAGATTGAGGCGGATTTAAAGGAAAGACGGCAGACTTAGTTTGTTTCAAGTGGAAAAACCTGGCCAACAAGATTGATTTTTCCGGTGCCATTATTGGATAAAAAGAGCTGATCAAATTCTTCATCGGGGAAGACAAGATATGTCATCGCGACTTCACCATGATTGGCGATAATTTCAACGGAATATCGATCAATAAGAATGTGGAGGGATAGGCGTCCATTTTTACTTGTAATATCGATTGGTCGCGAAACATCATTAAAAGTGTCGTCGATGGAATTTTGGCGTGCCAAAGAACGATCAACGGTCATGTGTTCGACTTGAGGGTCGTAATTAATCGTGAATTTATTTCCGATTATGTTGCCGAACTCTAAAGTTAGCGTGGCATTATCCAAACCTGAAATCTCTAACTCTAACTCACCCTGAGTGAAAAGTTCTTTCGGAAGATCTAGTTTGTGCCGATCGACGAGGCTTTCATTAACATTTATTTCTTGTTTGCGGATGGAGCCGATTTGTTCGGCAAATTCGACAAACAGGTGAGGTCGTTCGTTTATAGTCCCGAGCGTTAACTCCCGGGGGAACGTCATCATACCTCGCCAATTTGCGACAGGTGTTTTATCCGCATACATCCAGTTACTCATCCAGCCAATAAAGAGTTTTTTTTCGGGTTCGTCCGCGGTGTTTTCCCAAGTCATTCCCGCATAATTATCCGGACCCCAGTCCAGCCAAACGGCTCCGTTCTTAACGAGGTAGTCTTCAAAATGACGGTCAAGTGAGAAAGAATTCCCGTCAAAATGGCCCACATAATATTGCGTTCCGCTTCCGTTTTGGGGGCCTTGCAGGGTTTGGCTTTGCAATAAAACCCATTGTGTTTCCTGCGTGTCTTTATTGCGTAATGGAAAAAGGCTGACACATTCCCAGAGGCGATCGTTTTCTACGGGGTAGGCAAAAGCGCTCAAAAATTCCCAATCTGTCAGGTTTGATGATCTATAAAAATGGGCCGAATTTCCAACGGAGAGGCACATTATCCATTGTTGGGTCGGCGAATGCCAAAAAACATTCGGGTCCCTAAAGTCCGGCGTCTCACCGGGGTTGCCTAAAACCGGGTTTCCCGGAAATTTCCTCCAGCTCTCTCCACCGTCAGAGCTTGTGGCTAGAGATTGCCTTTCATAGCGGCTGGTCTTTTGGTCAAAACCCTGACGGTCATGATGAGTGAAAAAAGCCACGAGATCATCTTTGCGAATATCCTCGCCGTAACTTTCTCTGGCTATGACAATATTGCCTGAAAAAATATACCCGAACGAATCTGGAGATAAGGCTATCGCCAGGTCTGTCCAGTGAATCAGATCTGGACTGGTTGCGTGAGCCCAATGCATGGGTCCCCAAATAATATCGTCTGGATGAAATTGGTAGAATAGGTGATAAAGGCCATCGCGATACACTAAACCATTTGGGTCATTCATCCAACCAATAGGAGGTGAATAATGGAAGCCAGGTTTTTTCATTTTCTGCTTTTCTATTACTTGGTGAACGCCTCAATCGAGCGATCGTATCCACGGATACAATCAATTGCATTTTTTTTCTAGGTTAAACTGTTACAATCCATTGCTTTTTTTGCTAGGTAAAAAGAGAGGTTTGGCAAATTATAGAAAGCTATGAATATGGCTAAGAAAATGACGATGGTAGATTTGGCAAATTTAGCCGGGGTGGATATCTCCACTGTTTCGCGTTCGCTAAATGATAGCCCTCTCGTCAAGCAACAGACAAAAGACGAAATATTCCGACTGGCGAGTGAACACGGTTATGTTATCAATGCCTCGGCGCGAAGCTTGCGAAAAAGGTCAAGTGAGACACTTGGTATCGTTATTCCGCTAGACCCGAAGTCTGGCCAAACAATATCTGATCCGTTTTTTCTTGAAATGGTTGGGGCCGTGACTCAAGCAGCCGCCAAGCGCGGCTATGATCTCATTATCAATATACCTGATTCAACATCCCAAATTGCCGAGCGGCGTCTTTTGCAAACAGGGCGGGCCGACGGACTGATCGTAATCGGTCAGGCGGGGCGCGTCGAGCGTTTAAACGCGCTGGGAGACCTGGTTAACAAAATAGTTGTCTGGGGCGGAGATAACAATGACGCGACTTATACAGTTGTAGGGAGTGATAATTTTCGCGGTGGGCGTATTGCTGCTGAGCACCTAATTGAGCGAAGGCGTGAACGGATTTTGTTTGTCGGAGACATCGCACTCCCTGAAGTGAAACTCAGATATGACGGTATGCTTGAAGCGCATCGCGCGACAGGCCTGACCCACGAGCCGGATTTGATACTTTCGGTCCCGTTTGGTGGTAAAGCTGCGTTCACCGCGATTCAGTCATTCTTGGACATCCGACAAGACTTTGACGCAATTTTTGCGGCTTCTGATGTGCTGGCCATTGGTGCCATTCATGCACTGCAAAAATATGGATTGGACGTGCCCGATGATGTTGCTGTGGTCGGTTATGACAATATCGGACAGTCCGGAATGTCTACGCCAAGTTTAACCACGATTGATCAGAATATTTCTGAGGGCGGTGAATTGCTTGTAAGGCTTTTATTGGACAAGCTGGACGGGAAAAATGTGAAATCCCTTTTGACTGAGACCCGGCTCGTTCAAAGAAACAGTAGTTAAGCCACCTCAACTTCTGTGAATAATTTTAAGTTATTTACCTTAATCGATACCGATTTCGGCCCTGAAATCGATAAAATAGATGCCTCATCTGATTGCTCTGTGACCGGACACATTAACTGTACTTCTTCTCTCTGAAAATCACTGGATAAGATACTGCATCCGAATCGATCTTTGAGTCCGGGCATGATGCTTGTTTCTGAGCGGTATGGCTCCCATGGGCCTCTAATCGTGCGGGAAACATAAAGACGTTGTTGTTTTGAAACTTCATCATCAGCTTGGCCCTCTCGCAGTCGATCGCAAGAAGCGATCATCAAATAATATAATTGCGTGGTTGGAGAATATAGAACTTTAGGAACCTCGGCCTGTGTGAATTCATGACTGTCAGGGAGTAAAATAGGTTTCATCAAATGTCGGACACTGACGTTATTTTCACTTACATCTAAAATGACGTGGGCAATGACCGGCGTTGCAGGGGTGGACTTGGCTGACCAAAGGCAGTGAAGTGTGCCATCAGGCGATTTAATGAGAAAAGGATCTCTCCAAGCCATAATCGGTCCGCCAGCTTCGCCGTTTTTGTGACCCAGCCTGTCAATGCTATCGAGGTAATATCCCCTTTCACGAATGAACTGGTAATCACGCCGAGGGTGAAGGGTTGCCCGTTCCAATGGAATAATTTCGTGTTCAGTATCAGTAGAAAAGCCAAAGCAGATGGATTGCATGAACGGATGGTTGTCATCGACACCTTCAATTCCGGTAAATCCGTGAAGTGTTTTTCCGTTTTTGAGATGAATGGCCGAACCACTCCACACATTGCCTGCATAGCTCATATCCTCTGATTCTGAGGGGCTTAGGACAGGTCCCAAATCTGACCAGTTTGTACCAGCGTCATAAGTTCGAAATTTTCGAATGTGGAATGCATGACTATTGCGTTCAGACGGTTGGATTGCCTTGCCACAATCATTTAACCTCGAAAGTGACAAGCAATAAAAGTCATACTCATCTTTGCCGTTCGATGTGGTCCAACTGTCCCACAGCCAATAATCTGGATGAACAATTCCGTTTGTAAAACAACGGTTAAATTGTTGTTTGGCTACTTCTAATTTCGTCGTCATCATAACACGTCTGATAAGAATTTACACGATACGAAGGTTTGCTATCGTTATATACAAACGATTGCAAGATTTAAAATCTGATTTTACTGAGAATGGCGTGCCATTTTTATCACGGCGGAAAAACAAAAAACAATCAATTGCATTTTTTACTTGCAATCGTTTGTTTTTTTGTTAAGGAAAGTAAAAATTTGTAAAATTCTAATTTTGAAAGGGGAGAGAAATGGCTTCGAAGAAAGTGGCATTACTATCATCAGCTGCAATATTATTAGTGGCGGGAGGAGTCACATCAGCGCAGGCTCAGGAGTCTGATCAAGTCTTGGATGAAATTGTTGTAACGGGTACTGCATCGCAAAAGTCCCAGATTGAAAGTGCCGTTGCGGTTACCCAGGTATCGGGTGACGTCATTGAGAATTTTCAACCCATTTCAGAAGCTGACCTCTACCGTTTGCTTCCAGGCATTCAAACGGCGGGCACCGCTGGTCCCGGTGGTAACGCGAACATCGCTGTTCGTGGTCTTCCGGTTGCGACGGGTGGTGCGCCATTCGTTCAAATTCAAGAGGACGGACTGCCAACAGTTCTTTTCGGCGACATTCAGTTTGGTAATAACGACTACTGGACAAACTTTGACTCGACCACGCGCGCCGTTGAAGCTCTTCGGGGTGGTACAGCGGGTACATTTGCTTCCCAGGCTCCGGGTGCGGTCATCAACTACATTTCCCGCACAGGTGAGGAAGAGGGCGGAATGGTTCGTCTTCGGACTGGTCTCGGGTTCGACGAAAAACAGATTGATTTCCGTTTAGGTGGAGATCTGAGTGATACAGTTCGCTACCATGTTGGCGGTTACTTCCGTGACGGTGAAGGTCCGCTTGAATCCGGTTTCGACGTCATCGAAAGTATCCAAATCAAAGGTAATGTGACCAAAGATTTCAGTGACGGATCTGGTTTCTTCCGCGCCAATGTTAAGTTCGCTGATACTCAGGAACCGAATTATACGGGTGCGCCATACACATTTAGTTCAGGTGGGAACAACCCTGGCGGTGCGGATACGTTCCCTGGGTTTGATGGTCTTGAACAATCTGCCTATTCAGCACTCAATCAGACGATGCTTGTTTTGGAACCGAGTGGGTTTGAGCGTGTCGAATTAAATGGTATTTCAACCAAGCAATTAGCCATCGGCTTTGAACTCGACAAAGACCTGAACGAAACCTTCTCAGTAAATAATAAATTCCGTTGGCAGGACATGGAAGGCGCGTTCGCAAATGCTTTCTTTGGGGTCGCCAGAACTGACGGATTGGTTGGGTCCACACTCAGTATTAACGGTAATCCTTACGCAACTGTAGCAGAAGTTCGTTACGCCAGTGGCCCGAACGCGGGTCAGGTTTTCAACGATACCTATTACGACAATAATGCCATTTTTAGAACGGATGTTGATGATATCGGTAGTATTGTGAATGACCTGCAATTAACCGGTAATTTCGATACAGGCGCGGGTTATTTGACTGCAGTGGCTGGATTTTTCTACATGGATCAGAAGATCGCTGCAGACTGGAAAGTCAACCGTGGTAATCGTGAAATTAGCGGCGACAATGCGGCGCCGCTGGACTTATTCGACGCGGCGGGCAATCAGCTAACACAGGCTGGTATCTCAGGTTATAACAACAACTGGGGTAGCTGTTGTTCACGGGATTATGATTTAAGCTATGCGAACAGCGCCCCTTATTTCGCTCTCGACCTTGACAATGACCGGTTCAATATCGACGGTAGCGTGCGTTTCGACACCGTTGATGCTACGGGTAACACCGTTGGTGCGGGTCAAGAATTCTTTGTCGATCCGAGTGGCGCCAATGTTGGTACAGACGTTGCCGATTATGTTCCGGGTATGGGATACATAACCGCACTTCTACCAAATGGAGGTCAAGAAGCACTGGACTATTCTGTAGACTACACATCTTGGACAGTTGGTGGTTTGTTTAAAGTTAATAGTGATACCAGCGTGTTTGCCCGCGCCTCTCGCGGAAACCGTTTCAATTCTGACCGTCAGACTTTTGCAGGTAACTTCAACGGCGACGGATCTTTGACTGAAGCCGGTGAGACAACTGCTGTTGATGAAGTCAATCAGTACGAGCTAGGTATTAAGCACCGTGGAAGCATTGGCGATGGTTCTTACTCGATCGAAGCGACATTGCTTGATGGTGATTTCTCTCAAAACACGTTTGAGATTGATGGCTCTGGTACAAGATGTCCGGGTGGGGCTGGTACTTGTGTGCTCAGCAATGATTTCAAATCCAGAGGCTTTGAGCTTTATGGGACTTTAAACGTGGGTAAATTGAGCCTTGTGGGCACAGGCACGTATACCGATGCCGAAGTTAAAGGTTCAACAGCTCCAGAGTTTACGCCTGCAGAACGGATCCCTGATTTCCAATATGCATTGGCAGCTAATTATGATGTCAATGATTGGGTCTGGGGTGGTGTCTCGCTCAATGGCCAAACCAAAATTGTCAATGGTGGCCGTACATGGGACGGTGTAAACACCTTTAGTGGTTATGTTCGCGTAAGCCCATTCGAGAATATTACGTTTGGCCTGGATGCCTATAACTTGTTCGATGACATCGCTTTCCGAGAAGGCGCATCGATTGCCGACGAGTCAGGGACGCCAATTGTTGGTACAGGCGGGTCAGTTCTTGGACGCACATTTAGGGCTTCCGTCACTTACGACTTCTAATTTTTCACGAACGGTCGAATATTTCGACCTTTTCCCCTGTGACTGGCCCGGTTCTTCCGGGCCTTTTTTCTATTTAACGGCATAACTTTCATATAAACAGGATCATATGAATATAGATAATCAGATTCGAAAAATTGTTATTGCCGGCGGTGGATCGGCAGGATGGATGAGTGCGGCCGCGCTTTCCAATTCACTGCAAGGCAAATGTGAGATCATCTTGATTGAGTCTGAAGCGATTGGGACGGTTGGGGTCGGCGAAGCGACAATCCCGCCTATTCGCACTTTCAATGCCTCACTCAATATTGACGAACGAGATTTTATCAAATCGACCCAGGCGACGTTCAAATTGGGTATTGAGTTTTCAAACTGGGCTCGAAGGGGCGAGTCTTATTTCCATCCATTCGGACCTCATGGACGACCGTTTGATATCGTCAACGTTCATCAATATTGGCTCAAAGCCTATCTGGAAGGCAAAATAGAACATAGCTTTGATAAGCATTCTATGGCGTGGCAGCTTGCCAAACAAAATCGCTTTGGCCGCCCGCTAGGTGACCCCAGAAATGTCTTATCTACATTTGATTATGCCTTTCATTTCGACGCGGGACTTTACGCAAAATTTTTACGTCAATATTCCGAGACGCGTGGTGTAAAGCGGGTCGAGGGAAGAATTGTCGATGTGAACCTGGATGGTGAGTCAGGTTTCGTCGAGAGCCTGAAAATGGATAAAGGCCAGACTATCGAAGCGGACTTATTCATCGATTGTACGGGGTTTAGAGCACTTCTTATAGAAAGGGCTTTAGGCGTCGGATTTGAAGACTGGAGCCAATGGTTATTGTGTGACCGGGCTGTTACGGTGGGCAGTCAGCAACTGCCCGATTTGCCGCCTTACACAAATTCGACCGCGCATGACGCGGGTTGGCAATGGCGGATCCCGTTGCAGCACCGCACCGGAAATGGATATGTCTATTCTAGTCAATTTGTCGATGAAGAGAGAGCGCAGCAAACGCTCTTATCTAATCTCAAAACTGAATCCATTGGAGTACCTAAGCATTTAAAGTTCAAAACGGGCCGAAGGTCAAAGTTTTGGCATAAGAATGTCATTGCCATAGGCTTGTCCAGTGGTTTTTTGGAGCCATTAGAGTCAACAAGTATTCACTTAATCCAAGCCGGTATTTCAAAATTACTGGCCTTGTTTCCCGATCGAAGTTTCGATCCACTCGTCATTGATGAATATAATCGAATTGCTTGCACAGAGGTTGAACGCATTCGAGATTTTCTTATCCTTCATTATAAACTCACGGAAAGAACTGACTCAGATCTTTGGAATTATTGCCGTCAGATGGAAATTCCCGACACCTTGTCCTATAAAATTCAACATTTTAAAAAATATGGCCGCCATATTGCGAGAGAAATGGACCTGTTTGGCGTCGACAGTTGGCTGGCAGTGCATATTGGTCAACGAAATTATCCGGACGCCGTCGACCCTCTCGCAAGTTTGCGGGGTCAAAATGGCTTGGATTGGTTAGGTAAGCTGAGAAACGCGATGAAGTCAGCCGCTAGCCAGCAGGCGACACACCGTGAGTTTATACAAACACATTGTGCTGCGCCGGCATTGAATTAGATGCTCCCATTAGCTTCTGAACTCAGGCGAAGTTATGAGCATGTCATGTCATGGCAAAAATCGGTCGGAAATCTCAAAACGCAAAAGGACAAATTTTCAATCGTTTTGAATGTCTCCGAACAATTGAAGCGGGCGAGCAGGGGGGATCTTTCGCTGGAATTGTTATTGCCTTGGAGGCCGATATTCAGAAATGATCCGAATTTCCAATTTGCCTTAGCCCTCGCTTATCGAGATGCCCAGTCTCACAAAAATGCGCTAAAGGCGATCAATCGCGTTGTTTCAAGACCTCACCCCGCAATTAATCATCTCCACACTGCGGGAAAGTTAAAGTTGGAGAACTGGCAGGAAGACGCTGCGAGGGATCTTAGAATTGCACTTAAGAAAGATCCGAATAATTTACAGATTATCAAAGATCTTGCGCGGGCTTTAACTTGTTCTGCGGAGTTTGGAGAAGCCGAAAAATTGCTGGAGGCCACGCTTGTGGATCAGCCCGATTGGATAGAGGGGTTGGAACAGCTTTCCGTTTTACGCCACACGAGTGGTCAAGAGGATTATGACCGAGCTTACGAGCGCGCTGTTCTTAAGGCACCTGATCAGATCAAATTAAGATTAGCCTGGTTTCAGAATTGCGTGAAACACAAAAAGTGGAATATCGCCAAGGATGTTTTAGATAGCGCGCTCAATAAATTTGGTGACTATAGATCACTAGTTTCGGCAAAACGCTTTCTTTTGGCGGAGACACAGTCGGACATTTCTTTCGACGATCTATTTGAGTCGGTGCAAGAGCTCGCTGATCCCGGATTAGATATTTGCAGGGTCAGATATGCATTAAAGCAGTCGGCCCCCGAATTAGCTCTCTCGATTTGTGAGCTTTACACAAAGACAGATTTTGATAGATCTTTTTGGCCTTATATTTCTTTATGTTGGCGGCTCTTGGACGATAAACGTTTTTCTTGGCTCGAGCGCGACGGTGACTTTATTAAAACGCTTGACTTGGGATTGTCAGGGCAAGAACTCGATGAGTTAAAGTCATTTCTTTTTTCACTTCACAATCATCAAAGATACTATCCGGAGCAATCTGTTCGGAAAGGAAGCCAGACAGACAGAAACCTGCTACTTGCCCACTTTCTTGAAGTCCAAAAGCTCCGAAACCGTATTGCCGATAGGGTGCGCGAATATATAAATTCATTGCCGGATATTGAGCCGGAACATCCATTTTTACGGCATGAGCGGGAGACCGTGAAATTTGCCGGGAGTTGGTCAGTCCTACTGCAGGGCGCTGGCTATCATAGCGACCATACGCATACCCAAGGTTGGATCAGTTCTGCCAGTTATTTCAATGTGCCGGACCCTGAAACAAGGGGGCCGGAGCCCTCCGGATATTTACGGTTCGGCGCCTCTCCTCCCGAGCTGGGACTCACTTTAGAACCCTACAAATGGATTAAACCAGAAGTAGGAAAGCTTGTATTATTTCCGTCTTATACCTGGCATGGCACCGAGCCTATCTTGGATGGGCAACGTCTCACTGTGGCTTTTGACGTGATGTAGGATTTATATCTGGTGTTTACTCTTAAAGAACCGCCAAGCCGTTCTGACGATGAAGTCTAAGTCTGAGTATTTTGCCTCAAAGCCTAAAACAGATTGCGCACGACTTGTATCTGCATAGAGCTGAGACAGATCGCCGTCACGCCTGGGTTCGATGTCATAGGGCATAGGAAGGCCCGTGACTTTTTCAACCGTTTTTAGAATTTCAAGATTACTGTAGCCT from Fretibacter rubidus encodes:
- a CDS encoding TonB-dependent receptor domain-containing protein, with protein sequence MASKKVALLSSAAILLVAGGVTSAQAQESDQVLDEIVVTGTASQKSQIESAVAVTQVSGDVIENFQPISEADLYRLLPGIQTAGTAGPGGNANIAVRGLPVATGGAPFVQIQEDGLPTVLFGDIQFGNNDYWTNFDSTTRAVEALRGGTAGTFASQAPGAVINYISRTGEEEGGMVRLRTGLGFDEKQIDFRLGGDLSDTVRYHVGGYFRDGEGPLESGFDVIESIQIKGNVTKDFSDGSGFFRANVKFADTQEPNYTGAPYTFSSGGNNPGGADTFPGFDGLEQSAYSALNQTMLVLEPSGFERVELNGISTKQLAIGFELDKDLNETFSVNNKFRWQDMEGAFANAFFGVARTDGLVGSTLSINGNPYATVAEVRYASGPNAGQVFNDTYYDNNAIFRTDVDDIGSIVNDLQLTGNFDTGAGYLTAVAGFFYMDQKIAADWKVNRGNREISGDNAAPLDLFDAAGNQLTQAGISGYNNNWGSCCSRDYDLSYANSAPYFALDLDNDRFNIDGSVRFDTVDATGNTVGAGQEFFVDPSGANVGTDVADYVPGMGYITALLPNGGQEALDYSVDYTSWTVGGLFKVNSDTSVFARASRGNRFNSDRQTFAGNFNGDGSLTEAGETTAVDEVNQYELGIKHRGSIGDGSYSIEATLLDGDFSQNTFEIDGSGTRCPGGAGTCVLSNDFKSRGFELYGTLNVGKLSLVGTGTYTDAEVKGSTAPEFTPAERIPDFQYALAANYDVNDWVWGGVSLNGQTKIVNGGRTWDGVNTFSGYVRVSPFENITFGLDAYNLFDDIAFREGASIADESGTPIVGTGGSVLGRTFRASVTYDF
- a CDS encoding tryptophan halogenase family protein; the protein is MNIDNQIRKIVIAGGGSAGWMSAAALSNSLQGKCEIILIESEAIGTVGVGEATIPPIRTFNASLNIDERDFIKSTQATFKLGIEFSNWARRGESYFHPFGPHGRPFDIVNVHQYWLKAYLEGKIEHSFDKHSMAWQLAKQNRFGRPLGDPRNVLSTFDYAFHFDAGLYAKFLRQYSETRGVKRVEGRIVDVNLDGESGFVESLKMDKGQTIEADLFIDCTGFRALLIERALGVGFEDWSQWLLCDRAVTVGSQQLPDLPPYTNSTAHDAGWQWRIPLQHRTGNGYVYSSQFVDEERAQQTLLSNLKTESIGVPKHLKFKTGRRSKFWHKNVIAIGLSSGFLEPLESTSIHLIQAGISKLLALFPDRSFDPLVIDEYNRIACTEVERIRDFLILHYKLTERTDSDLWNYCRQMEIPDTLSYKIQHFKKYGRHIAREMDLFGVDSWLAVHIGQRNYPDAVDPLASLRGQNGLDWLGKLRNAMKSAASQQATHREFIQTHCAAPALN
- a CDS encoding putative 2OG-Fe(II) oxygenase, whose translation is MSWQKSVGNLKTQKDKFSIVLNVSEQLKRASRGDLSLELLLPWRPIFRNDPNFQFALALAYRDAQSHKNALKAINRVVSRPHPAINHLHTAGKLKLENWQEDAARDLRIALKKDPNNLQIIKDLARALTCSAEFGEAEKLLEATLVDQPDWIEGLEQLSVLRHTSGQEDYDRAYERAVLKAPDQIKLRLAWFQNCVKHKKWNIAKDVLDSALNKFGDYRSLVSAKRFLLAETQSDISFDDLFESVQELADPGLDICRVRYALKQSAPELALSICELYTKTDFDRSFWPYISLCWRLLDDKRFSWLERDGDFIKTLDLGLSGQELDELKSFLFSLHNHQRYYPEQSVRKGSQTDRNLLLAHFLEVQKLRNRIADRVREYINSLPDIEPEHPFLRHERETVKFAGSWSVLLQGAGYHSDHTHTQGWISSASYFNVPDPETRGPEPSGYLRFGASPPELGLTLEPYKWIKPEVGKLVLFPSYTWHGTEPILDGQRLTVAFDVM